In Prosthecochloris sp. GSB1, the following proteins share a genomic window:
- a CDS encoding 2-oxoacid:acceptor oxidoreductase subunit alpha, which translates to MRNYVNDVSLVFGGAAGQGVQTIADAVVTVLKQGGYHVFACTEFMSRIRGGSNSTEVRVTSKKRSAYVRRIDFLFALNAEVAGHLRERIDGKTLVFAEKEEADEEEDFPGRRIETPFSRFAEEAGKPIYSNTVAVGVVLGIMDVALDGFLDYLGKLFSPKGEDVVESNRKAAMLGYRFGKEIAEKEGIRVEIDRDPSGGGSLLVDGNTAMGIGSVAAGCSFVSSYPMSPGTGLLTFLAGKSGEFDLIVDQAEDEIAAINAALGASYAGARALVTTSGGGFALMEEGVSLAGATETPVVVHIGQRPGPATGLPTRMEQSDLDLVLHAGHGDFSRVVFAPGSFAQAIEIMQRAFDLAERFQTTVFVLTDQYFLDSVETIEEATIVRLPVERHIVKTGEKYRRYVFTGDGVSPRGVPGFGDGIVKVDSHEHDESGHLTENFHIRKLMVEKRLRRLDELAGESLMPEFLGADKSAGTLVISWGSNRGVLEEALELSGRDDVAGLHFSQLYPLKSDVRKLLDGKTLHVLENNATGQFADLLRREFGCTVSGRILKATGEPFSLEEVVEALKEV; encoded by the coding sequence ATGCGAAATTATGTAAACGACGTTTCACTGGTTTTCGGCGGCGCGGCAGGTCAGGGCGTACAAACCATAGCTGATGCCGTGGTCACGGTTCTCAAACAGGGCGGTTACCATGTGTTCGCCTGCACTGAATTCATGTCCCGCATTCGAGGCGGCAGCAATTCCACCGAGGTCAGGGTGACTTCAAAAAAACGCAGTGCATACGTTCGGCGTATCGATTTCCTGTTCGCCCTCAATGCGGAGGTCGCAGGGCATCTTCGGGAAAGAATCGACGGCAAAACCCTGGTTTTCGCTGAAAAGGAAGAGGCGGATGAGGAAGAAGACTTTCCCGGTCGTCGCATTGAAACTCCTTTTTCGAGATTTGCGGAGGAAGCAGGCAAGCCGATATACTCCAATACGGTCGCCGTCGGAGTCGTGCTCGGCATCATGGATGTTGCGCTCGACGGTTTTCTCGACTATCTCGGGAAGCTGTTTTCCCCGAAGGGTGAAGACGTGGTCGAAAGCAACAGGAAGGCCGCGATGCTCGGATACCGTTTCGGGAAAGAAATCGCCGAGAAGGAAGGCATACGCGTCGAAATAGATCGGGACCCAAGCGGCGGCGGTTCGCTGCTTGTCGACGGCAATACGGCCATGGGTATCGGTTCGGTAGCAGCGGGATGCTCGTTCGTCTCTTCCTATCCGATGTCGCCCGGAACCGGCCTTCTGACTTTTCTCGCGGGAAAGTCAGGCGAGTTCGATCTCATCGTCGATCAGGCTGAAGACGAGATCGCGGCGATCAACGCAGCGCTCGGTGCCTCCTATGCCGGAGCTCGCGCCCTGGTGACAACTTCCGGCGGAGGCTTCGCGCTGATGGAGGAGGGCGTAAGTCTCGCCGGCGCAACGGAAACGCCCGTAGTGGTCCATATCGGCCAGAGGCCCGGGCCGGCGACGGGACTTCCCACGCGAATGGAACAGTCGGATCTCGACCTCGTGCTTCATGCCGGCCACGGGGACTTCTCACGCGTCGTTTTCGCTCCAGGATCGTTCGCGCAGGCCATTGAAATCATGCAGCGTGCATTCGATCTTGCCGAACGGTTCCAGACGACGGTGTTCGTGCTGACCGACCAGTATTTTCTCGATTCGGTCGAGACGATCGAAGAGGCGACTATCGTTCGTCTCCCTGTGGAACGGCATATCGTCAAGACCGGGGAGAAGTACCGCCGTTACGTCTTTACCGGCGACGGCGTTTCGCCGCGTGGGGTACCGGGATTCGGCGACGGCATCGTCAAGGTCGATTCACACGAACACGACGAGAGCGGGCATCTGACGGAAAATTTCCATATCAGGAAACTGATGGTCGAGAAACGGCTGCGGCGCCTGGATGAGCTTGCCGGGGAGTCGCTCATGCCCGAATTTCTCGGGGCCGACAAAAGTGCGGGAACGCTCGTGATTTCGTGGGGCTCGAACAGGGGCGTGCTGGAGGAGGCGCTTGAACTGTCAGGGCGCGATGATGTCGCCGGGCTCCATTTTTCGCAGCTCTATCCCCTGAAGTCCGACGTGCGGAAACTGCTTGACGGAAAGACGCTGCATGTGCTCGAAAACAACGCCACGGGACAGTTCGCCGATCTCCTTCGCCGTGAGTTCGGCTGCACGGTTTCGGGAAGAATACTCAAGGCGACCGGCGAGCCGTTCTCGCTGGAAGAGGTCGTCGAAGCGCTCAAGGAGGTGTGA
- a CDS encoding thiamine pyrophosphate-dependent enzyme has translation MKNGNARKGENPFDMPGKEMGWCPGCGNYRLLDALKAALAELGIDRRNLVIVSGIGQGAKTPQYVNAHMFNGLHGRALPAALGVKLSNRNLVVIAESGDGCMYGEGGNHFLHAIRRNYDVTVIVHDNMVYGLTKGQASPTSRKGMKTPVQVNGVMLEPFNPLAVSLALDAPFIARASAGDGEETKEIIKQAIAFPGLAVVDVFQPCVVFNKLNTYQWFKENTYYLPDDYDPSDRQRAFAKALETEKLPLGVLYRREGRKVYEDLLGIGDTPAYEHKVDEDAFQRMLDGYR, from the coding sequence ATGAAGAATGGAAATGCCAGGAAAGGGGAGAATCCCTTCGATATGCCGGGAAAAGAGATGGGCTGGTGCCCCGGCTGTGGAAACTACCGGTTGCTCGACGCCCTCAAGGCCGCCCTCGCCGAACTCGGTATAGACAGACGGAATCTCGTGATCGTTTCGGGTATCGGCCAGGGGGCCAAGACTCCCCAGTACGTCAACGCCCACATGTTCAACGGCCTTCACGGCCGGGCGCTTCCGGCCGCTCTCGGAGTGAAGCTCTCGAACCGCAACCTGGTCGTTATCGCCGAGTCAGGCGACGGCTGCATGTACGGCGAGGGAGGCAACCACTTCCTGCACGCCATCCGGCGCAACTACGACGTCACGGTGATCGTGCACGACAACATGGTCTACGGGCTGACCAAGGGCCAGGCCTCGCCGACCTCACGGAAGGGCATGAAAACTCCCGTGCAGGTCAACGGCGTGATGCTCGAACCGTTCAATCCGCTCGCCGTTTCCCTCGCGCTCGACGCGCCTTTCATCGCCAGGGCGAGCGCCGGCGACGGGGAGGAGACGAAGGAGATCATCAAGCAGGCGATCGCCTTTCCCGGCCTTGCCGTGGTGGACGTCTTCCAGCCCTGCGTGGTGTTCAACAAGCTGAACACCTACCAGTGGTTCAAGGAGAATACCTACTACCTGCCGGACGACTACGATCCGTCCGACCGCCAGCGGGCTTTCGCGAAAGCCCTCGAGACAGAGAAGCTGCCGCTCGGCGTGCTCTACCGCAGGGAGGGCCGCAAGGTCTACGAAGACCTCCTCGGCATCGGCGACACCCCGGCTTACGAACACAAGGTCGACGAAGATGCGTTTCAGCGGATGCTCGACGGGTACCGATGA
- a CDS encoding polymer-forming cytoskeletal protein, translating into MHVLKTLFPILLLCIVVSNQGFAAFEHRGDDEEWISGIAVSIDSRRTFEEKLSLAGIDVDMRGHAKKPLRIVGVNVLSGGEFEDSVLVVAANAELGGTFGKTLECYAANAKITGTFDGDVTLRAARITLDSTAIIRGDLFYSAASIDGLDRAGIAGTVTRLPLEKSEETWSEWREDFTEMVKTAAIASWILSLAGIVLAGILLHAILPEQINMVVDTIDDSPWAALGSGFVFFVAAPFLTTFALMTLIGVPTGLLAGLLYLAALLTGQIYSALWLGRKLAMKLGGAAPAAFYTPFILGAAAVWFLGIVPFVGWLAGFLALLLGLGGLWLTVWRAIRANRS; encoded by the coding sequence ATGCACGTATTGAAAACGCTCTTTCCGATCCTGCTCCTCTGTATCGTCGTGTCGAACCAGGGCTTCGCCGCATTTGAACATCGCGGCGATGACGAGGAGTGGATCAGCGGCATTGCCGTTTCGATCGACAGCCGGAGAACATTCGAGGAAAAACTCTCCCTGGCGGGCATCGATGTAGACATGCGGGGCCATGCGAAAAAACCGCTACGTATCGTCGGCGTCAACGTGCTGAGCGGAGGTGAATTCGAGGACAGCGTCCTCGTCGTGGCGGCGAACGCCGAACTCGGCGGAACTTTCGGCAAAACGCTCGAATGCTATGCCGCGAACGCGAAAATCACCGGAACCTTCGACGGAGACGTCACGCTGAGAGCAGCCAGAATAACGCTCGACTCGACCGCGATCATCAGGGGCGACCTTTTCTATTCCGCCGCATCGATCGACGGACTGGACAGGGCCGGGATAGCGGGAACCGTTACCCGGCTGCCGCTCGAAAAATCTGAAGAAACATGGTCCGAATGGCGCGAGGACTTCACGGAAATGGTTAAAACGGCGGCCATCGCTTCATGGATACTTTCGCTTGCGGGAATCGTGCTCGCAGGGATCCTGCTCCATGCGATCCTTCCCGAACAGATAAACATGGTTGTCGATACGATCGACGACTCTCCCTGGGCGGCGCTCGGTTCGGGATTCGTCTTTTTCGTCGCCGCGCCGTTCCTGACAACCTTCGCCCTCATGACGCTCATCGGCGTCCCGACGGGACTTCTCGCCGGACTGCTCTACCTCGCGGCCCTGCTCACCGGCCAGATCTACAGCGCCCTCTGGCTGGGCCGCAAGCTCGCCATGAAACTCGGCGGCGCGGCTCCGGCCGCCTTCTACACTCCCTTCATCCTCGGCGCGGCCGCCGTCTGGTTCCTCGGGATCGTGCCGTTCGTCGGATGGCTCGCCGGCTTCCTCGCCCTCCTCCTCGGCCTCGGAGGACTCTGGCTCACCGTCTGGCGCGCCATCCGCGCCAACCGAAGCTGA
- a CDS encoding ABC-F family ATP-binding cassette domain-containing protein: MVLLTVEDTGKQYGLKTLFEHVSFGIDERDKVGIIGANGSGKSTLLKIMAGVETPDAGRVMVARQSRISWLPQESPFNSGDTVLEAVLKSGDRVLNLVFEYEKVCGELEKGGGEDHALVERMSELSHALDENNAWELESSVKAVLGKLGLHDVTARMGELSGGQRKRVALAHALVVPSDLLILDEPTNHLDADSVEWLENHLKRYQGAVVLVTHDRYFLDRVVNRMIELDGSTANAFSGGYASYLAQKAEKEEQEARADRKRQALVKQELEWLRSGCKARTTKQKARIQRAEALMETRGSRDETELKAGFGAGRLGNKVIELHGVSKSWDGAPLIDSFEYFVRKGDRIGIIGPNGSGKSTLLDLIAGRIPPDSGRVDIGPTVRIGYYDQMSRGLDDSMRVIDYIREEAEQVKLKDGAELSASKMLERFLFEPSAQYNLIGNLSGGERRRLYLLRQLIASPNVLLLDEPTNDLDIPTLNVLEDFLDSWPGCVIAVSHDRYFLDRVAEHVFAFEKRGRIRQYPGNYSVYLEMKAESEAGAAGRRVKKDAVASAAAKPASSKPGKPGYKERRELETLERSIAEAERRQSEISQELVTAGSDFEQVRRLSDELRDIQKRLDADMERWVELADFC; the protein is encoded by the coding sequence ATGGTACTGCTTACGGTCGAGGATACGGGAAAACAATACGGGTTGAAGACGCTTTTCGAACATGTTTCGTTCGGTATCGACGAGAGGGACAAGGTCGGTATCATCGGGGCCAACGGCAGCGGCAAGAGCACCTTGCTGAAAATCATGGCGGGGGTGGAAACCCCTGATGCGGGCAGGGTGATGGTGGCGCGCCAGAGCCGTATCTCCTGGTTGCCTCAGGAGTCGCCGTTCAATTCCGGGGACACCGTGCTCGAGGCCGTGCTGAAGTCGGGAGACAGGGTCCTCAATCTCGTGTTCGAGTACGAAAAGGTCTGCGGGGAACTCGAAAAAGGCGGAGGAGAAGATCATGCCCTGGTCGAAAGGATGAGCGAGCTTTCCCACGCTCTGGACGAGAACAATGCATGGGAACTGGAATCCTCCGTCAAGGCTGTTCTCGGCAAGCTCGGCCTGCACGACGTGACAGCCAGGATGGGCGAACTTTCAGGAGGACAGCGCAAGCGGGTCGCGCTCGCGCATGCGCTGGTCGTGCCGAGTGACCTGCTGATTCTCGACGAACCGACCAACCATCTCGACGCCGACAGCGTCGAATGGCTGGAAAACCATCTCAAGCGCTACCAGGGCGCCGTGGTGCTCGTTACGCATGACCGTTACTTCCTCGATCGCGTCGTCAACCGCATGATCGAACTTGACGGGTCGACGGCAAACGCCTTTTCCGGAGGGTATGCGTCCTACCTTGCGCAGAAAGCGGAAAAGGAGGAGCAGGAAGCCAGGGCGGACCGCAAGCGGCAGGCGCTCGTGAAACAGGAACTTGAATGGCTGCGGAGCGGTTGCAAGGCCAGAACGACCAAGCAGAAAGCCCGTATCCAGCGGGCCGAAGCCCTGATGGAAACGCGTGGAAGCAGGGATGAAACGGAACTGAAGGCGGGATTCGGCGCCGGACGTCTCGGAAACAAGGTGATCGAACTGCACGGTGTTTCCAAATCCTGGGACGGGGCTCCGCTTATCGACTCGTTCGAATATTTTGTCCGGAAAGGCGACCGAATCGGCATTATAGGGCCGAACGGGTCGGGAAAATCAACGCTCCTCGATCTGATTGCCGGAAGGATCCCGCCCGACAGCGGCCGTGTCGATATCGGGCCGACGGTTCGCATAGGTTATTACGATCAGATGAGCCGTGGTCTCGACGATTCGATGCGGGTCATCGATTATATCAGGGAGGAGGCCGAGCAGGTGAAGCTGAAAGACGGCGCCGAACTTTCCGCGTCGAAAATGCTCGAACGTTTCCTTTTCGAACCTTCCGCGCAGTACAACCTGATCGGCAACCTGTCGGGAGGTGAACGCAGGAGACTCTACCTTCTGAGGCAATTGATCGCCTCGCCGAACGTGCTGCTGCTGGACGAGCCGACGAACGATCTCGATATTCCAACGCTCAACGTGCTCGAGGATTTTCTCGATTCCTGGCCGGGCTGCGTCATCGCCGTCAGCCATGACCGCTATTTTCTCGACAGGGTGGCCGAGCACGTGTTCGCTTTCGAGAAGCGCGGCCGGATCCGCCAATATCCCGGCAACTACAGCGTTTACCTCGAAATGAAAGCCGAAAGCGAAGCCGGTGCGGCCGGTAGACGAGTCAAAAAAGACGCCGTTGCTTCAGCCGCGGCAAAGCCCGCTTCGTCGAAGCCGGGAAAGCCCGGCTACAAGGAGCGCCGCGAACTGGAAACGCTTGAGAGAAGTATCGCCGAAGCCGAACGGCGGCAGAGCGAGATCTCGCAAGAACTGGTGACGGCCGGCTCCGATTTTGAACAGGTGCGCCGGCTTTCGGACGAACTTCGCGACATCCAGAAAAGGCTCGACGCCGATATGGAACGCTGGGTCGAACTGGCCGATTTTTGCTGA
- a CDS encoding response regulator, whose protein sequence is MLGPEISILVVDDDSINRMLLQAVLKKHGATVFIAMDGRQALDMVREEPSVDIVLMDMKMPVMDGYEATRSIKKTHPRLPVIAQTAFASTDERAAAFEAGCDALVAKPINIEELLRTICAFISNDS, encoded by the coding sequence GTGCTCGGGCCCGAAATCAGCATTCTCGTTGTCGACGACGACTCGATCAACCGCATGTTGCTGCAGGCGGTTCTGAAAAAACACGGGGCCACGGTATTTATCGCCATGGACGGTAGGCAAGCCCTGGACATGGTGCGCGAGGAGCCCTCTGTCGATATCGTGTTGATGGATATGAAAATGCCGGTAATGGACGGTTACGAGGCGACACGATCGATCAAGAAAACGCACCCTCGTCTTCCGGTTATTGCACAGACTGCCTTTGCGTCGACGGACGAACGGGCGGCCGCCTTTGAGGCCGGTTGCGACGCGCTCGTGGCAAAACCGATCAATATCGAGGAGTTGCTGAGAACGATCTGTGCTTTCATTTCGAACGACTCCTGA
- a CDS encoding thermonuclease family protein has translation MKHKLLFAAALLFLAASARELFLHTEKPARAEYSVLSVADGDSFTLAKDGKKEVVRLFGIDSPELAQPFANNAREFTRMALMKGTIRLEPVEKDRYGRTVAWVYIDTLCLNRLLVGKGLAWHYTRYSGDSTLASLERSARAHKIGLWSLPDPVPPWTFRHRGRN, from the coding sequence ATGAAACACAAACTGTTATTCGCGGCCGCGCTCCTTTTCCTCGCCGCCTCGGCCCGTGAACTGTTCCTGCATACGGAAAAGCCGGCACGAGCGGAATACAGTGTCCTTTCGGTGGCCGACGGAGACAGTTTCACGCTTGCGAAAGACGGAAAAAAAGAAGTGGTCCGGCTCTTCGGCATCGACAGCCCGGAGCTTGCCCAGCCGTTTGCAAACAACGCCCGGGAGTTCACCCGCATGGCGCTCATGAAGGGAACCATCCGGCTCGAACCCGTCGAGAAGGACCGTTACGGAAGAACTGTCGCATGGGTCTATATCGACACGCTCTGCCTGAACAGGCTCCTTGTTGGAAAAGGACTCGCCTGGCACTATACGAGATATTCCGGCGACTCGACGCTGGCAAGTCTCGAACGTTCGGCACGCGCGCACAAAATCGGCCTCTGGTCGCTGCCCGATCCGGTTCCTCCATGGACATTCAGACACCGAGGCAGGAACTGA
- a CDS encoding prolyl oligopeptidase family serine peptidase, with the protein MKTRQTFFLFLLGLPHFPADLHASVKPLPLAAPEKPVEERYCDTTIVDPYRSLERLDDKEVRTWFRAHAEYAKSVIEKIPGRNDLIRRMIDFDSRKSVTVYNLSITESNRYFYLKRTPSDETGKLYYRDGFEGSETLLFDPSGFESGKGKKFVISNISPTDDGKKVAVSVAANGSEDDIVLVMHVETGNFYGEKIDRCRFAAPSWLPDGSAFLYNRLADLEKNDPDIQKNSKVYLHKVGTDPSSDREVFSNVTNPELGIRPEDIPFVHYDKDSGYLYATVQNVDPRITAYYAPVGDLYKPVVSWMPLLEQADNVHDFSVTERELYLYSPEKAPNFRVLRTSLERPDIRNADVVIREPSDGVLTSFGLTNEGIYYTLSKNGVEEEFYRKPLAGGKARNIRLPFAAGSVRLSTRGFKHPDVWVVISGWTSDYKRYRYNASSPEGFSDETLSSPADYPEYEDLMAEELLVTSHDGTKVPLSLVYRKGTKRNGAAPMLFYGYGAYGNALTPFFSPHFLLWTYKGGILAIAHVRGGGELGDAWHKAGMKTTKPNTWKDLIACAEYATRKKYSSPGRMAANSASAGGILVGKAMTERPGLFAAVIPQVGAMNPLRGEETPNGPVNAPEFGTVKDSAECRALIAMDPYLAIRKGISYPAALVTAGMNDPRVIAWQPAKFAARLAASTASEKPVLFLTDFESGHGIGDMKTKRFETLADVLSFAFWQTGHPEFQPE; encoded by the coding sequence ATGAAGACAAGACAGACATTTTTCCTTTTCCTGCTGGGGCTGCCGCATTTTCCTGCAGACCTGCACGCTTCAGTAAAGCCTCTTCCGCTGGCCGCGCCAGAAAAACCGGTCGAAGAACGATACTGCGACACGACGATCGTCGATCCCTACCGTTCACTGGAGCGACTCGACGACAAGGAGGTAAGAACATGGTTCAGGGCTCACGCGGAATACGCGAAATCGGTCATCGAAAAGATTCCGGGCAGAAATGACCTTATCCGGAGGATGATCGATTTCGACAGCCGCAAATCGGTGACGGTCTACAATCTTTCGATCACCGAAAGCAACCGGTATTTCTACCTGAAAAGAACGCCGTCTGACGAAACGGGCAAACTCTACTACCGTGACGGTTTCGAGGGCAGTGAAACCCTGCTCTTCGATCCCTCAGGTTTCGAGAGCGGAAAAGGAAAAAAATTTGTCATCAGCAACATTTCTCCGACCGATGACGGCAAAAAAGTAGCCGTTTCAGTAGCCGCTAACGGCTCCGAGGACGACATCGTCCTTGTCATGCATGTAGAAACCGGAAATTTTTACGGGGAAAAAATCGATCGCTGCCGCTTCGCCGCCCCCTCCTGGCTGCCCGACGGCAGCGCTTTCCTCTACAACCGGCTGGCCGATCTCGAAAAGAACGATCCAGACATCCAGAAAAACAGCAAGGTCTATCTCCACAAGGTCGGAACCGATCCGTCGAGCGACCGGGAAGTATTTTCAAACGTAACGAACCCCGAACTCGGCATACGGCCTGAGGACATCCCCTTCGTCCACTACGACAAGGACAGCGGCTACCTTTACGCGACGGTGCAGAATGTCGATCCACGCATCACCGCCTACTACGCGCCTGTCGGGGACCTCTACAAGCCGGTCGTTTCCTGGATGCCGCTGCTCGAACAAGCTGACAACGTCCACGACTTCTCGGTAACGGAAAGGGAACTCTACCTCTATTCCCCTGAAAAGGCTCCGAATTTCAGGGTATTGCGAACCTCTCTCGAACGCCCTGACATCCGAAACGCCGACGTCGTCATCAGGGAACCGTCTGACGGGGTGCTGACCTCGTTCGGCCTGACAAACGAAGGCATCTACTACACCCTTTCGAAAAACGGCGTCGAGGAGGAGTTCTACAGGAAACCTCTGGCCGGAGGAAAAGCGCGCAACATCCGCCTGCCGTTCGCGGCCGGCTCTGTCAGGTTGAGCACCAGGGGCTTCAAGCATCCCGATGTATGGGTCGTCATCTCCGGCTGGACAAGTGATTACAAACGTTACCGTTACAATGCATCATCCCCGGAAGGCTTCAGCGATGAAACCCTTTCCTCCCCGGCCGACTACCCCGAATACGAAGATCTCATGGCTGAGGAGCTGCTCGTCACCTCGCACGACGGCACGAAGGTTCCCCTGTCGCTCGTTTACCGGAAAGGCACGAAAAGGAACGGCGCCGCGCCGATGCTCTTCTACGGATACGGAGCGTACGGCAATGCGCTCACCCCCTTTTTCAGCCCGCATTTCCTGCTATGGACATACAAGGGCGGCATCCTCGCGATAGCCCACGTCCGGGGAGGCGGCGAACTCGGCGATGCCTGGCACAAGGCAGGCATGAAAACAACCAAGCCGAACACATGGAAAGACCTGATCGCCTGCGCTGAATACGCAACAAGAAAAAAGTATTCGTCTCCGGGGCGCATGGCTGCCAACAGCGCCAGCGCAGGCGGCATTCTTGTAGGAAAAGCCATGACCGAAAGACCCGGTCTTTTCGCCGCCGTCATCCCGCAGGTCGGGGCCATGAACCCCCTGAGGGGAGAAGAGACGCCGAACGGCCCTGTCAACGCTCCCGAATTCGGGACAGTGAAGGATTCTGCTGAATGCCGGGCGCTTATTGCAATGGACCCCTATCTCGCCATCAGGAAAGGCATCAGCTACCCCGCGGCGCTCGTGACTGCCGGCATGAACGACCCGAGAGTCATCGCATGGCAACCCGCGAAATTTGCCGCGCGGCTGGCGGCGTCCACAGCCTCGGAAAAACCGGTGCTCTTTCTGACCGATTTCGAGTCAGGCCACGGCATCGGGGACATGAAGACCAAGCGGTTCGAAACGCTCGCCGATGTGCTGAGCTTCGCCTTCTGGCAGACCGGTCATCCGGAATTCCAGCCCGAATGA
- a CDS encoding flavodoxin family protein, whose amino-acid sequence MKVLAVNGSPRKDGNTHKMIMRVFEALETAGVETELAQVGGTAIRGCLSCYKCIERKDRRCATKSDGFNEMFEKMLDAQGIILASPTYFADITPELKALVDRAGFVSRVNGQLFRHKAGAAVISLRRGGGVHACDSINHLFQICGMFIVGSTYWNLGFGGREGTEVENDREGMENMTDLGASMAFLLQKIHRP is encoded by the coding sequence ATGAAAGTACTCGCCGTGAACGGAAGCCCGCGCAAGGATGGCAACACGCACAAAATGATCATGCGCGTATTCGAAGCGCTCGAAACGGCTGGCGTCGAAACAGAGCTGGCGCAGGTCGGCGGCACGGCCATCAGAGGCTGCCTCTCGTGTTACAAGTGCATTGAGCGCAAGGACCGCCGATGCGCGACGAAAAGCGACGGATTCAACGAGATGTTCGAAAAAATGCTCGATGCCCAGGGTATCATCCTCGCCTCGCCAACCTATTTCGCCGATATCACTCCCGAGCTCAAGGCACTTGTCGACAGGGCGGGGTTCGTCTCGCGTGTCAACGGTCAGCTCTTCCGCCACAAGGCCGGGGCTGCAGTCATATCGCTGAGGCGGGGCGGCGGCGTGCACGCCTGCGACAGCATCAACCATCTGTTCCAGATCTGCGGCATGTTCATCGTTGGCTCGACCTACTGGAATCTCGGGTTCGGCGGACGGGAAGGAACCGAAGTGGAAAACGACCGGGAAGGCATGGAAAACATGACGGATCTCGGCGCGTCGATGGCTTTTCTGCTGCAAAAAATCCATAGGCCCTGA
- a CDS encoding enterotoxin (HBL) → MQLANAIRKNAPSLAEAQNTYKENIVAVNNVVLGVLNSRLPALKQGVPDWDEFVKAYGRAQSEALGWVNSVLARLIDVPDEVRSYNATISMLLQDARLQAVTLVNRPSDPAALQILNDDLDRVTRQFGYVTTFISGAVTNIRKFRDVLPDMASQLESIAERSAKDAKADQQQIDKLKRDIKSLQDDIASLSAAIAALGIADAAAITLGVVATIAAWPIGALAWLFAGPAIAVATTFIALDAEKIKADQKKIEADQEQIDELTADVATLQLLADSYAQLAQQAEAVEENLQAVLDEWQELEDDVVAAVTNVKTAIADAASANFKAVLDDIDGAIAEWNEAYSQAGDLHLDLEVNDAKLELGMSSNEVDDAMKQGKTIGIIEYYNQVA, encoded by the coding sequence ATGCAACTGGCAAACGCGATACGGAAAAACGCGCCGTCTCTGGCCGAAGCGCAGAATACCTACAAGGAAAATATCGTGGCCGTCAACAACGTGGTTCTCGGTGTGCTCAATTCCAGGCTGCCCGCATTGAAGCAGGGTGTGCCCGATTGGGATGAATTCGTCAAGGCCTACGGCAGGGCGCAAAGCGAGGCCCTTGGTTGGGTGAACAGCGTACTTGCTCGTCTGATCGACGTGCCCGACGAGGTGCGGAGTTACAACGCCACGATCAGCATGCTGTTACAGGATGCACGCTTGCAGGCCGTAACGCTCGTCAACAGGCCGTCGGATCCCGCAGCCTTGCAGATCCTGAACGACGATCTTGACCGGGTCACACGACAGTTCGGTTACGTCACGACGTTTATATCCGGAGCCGTGACGAATATTCGAAAGTTCAGGGACGTTCTGCCGGACATGGCCTCACAGCTCGAGAGCATAGCCGAACGGTCGGCGAAAGATGCGAAGGCGGATCAGCAACAGATCGACAAGCTGAAGAGAGACATAAAAAGTCTGCAGGACGATATCGCCAGCCTTTCTGCGGCGATAGCCGCGCTCGGCATTGCCGATGCGGCAGCCATCACGCTCGGTGTCGTGGCGACGATCGCCGCATGGCCGATTGGCGCCCTTGCCTGGCTTTTCGCAGGCCCGGCTATCGCTGTCGCAACGACATTCATCGCTCTCGATGCGGAGAAGATCAAGGCCGATCAGAAAAAGATCGAGGCCGACCAGGAGCAGATCGACGAGTTGACGGCGGACGTCGCCACGTTGCAGTTGCTTGCGGACAGTTATGCTCAGCTCGCACAGCAGGCGGAGGCTGTCGAGGAAAACCTTCAGGCCGTTCTCGATGAATGGCAGGAACTCGAGGATGACGTCGTTGCGGCGGTCACGAACGTCAAGACCGCTATTGCAGACGCCGCATCGGCGAATTTCAAGGCCGTTCTGGACGATATCGACGGCGCGATCGCGGAGTGGAACGAGGCTTACTCCCAGGCCGGTGATCTTCATCTCGATCTCGAGGTCAACGATGCGAAGCTCGAACTCGGAATGTCGTCCAACGAAGTTGACGACGCGATGAAACAGGGGAAGACCATCGGGATTATCGAATATTACAACCAGGTTGCATGA